In Candidatus Blochmannia vicinus, one DNA window encodes the following:
- the ubiE gene encoding bifunctional demethylmenaquinone methyltransferase/2-methoxy-6-polyprenyl-1,4-benzoquinol methylase UbiE, whose translation MNNKHKKNTTHFGFQEIPKNEKTLLVSNIFHTIASKYDLMNDLMSFGIHRIWKQFMIYHSSVHTGQKVLDLAGGTGDLSVKFSRLVGNSGIVVLVDINDSMINLGQKKLRNLGILNNVIYVQADAEALPFPENTFDCVVVAFGLRNFTNKEQALCSIHRVLKYKGKLLILDFGVPIFKILNIIYDLYSFHVLPKIGELIAQDAHSYRYLVESIRMHPDQETLKNMMTQTGFNNVKYFNMTYGIAVLHCAHKY comes from the coding sequence ATGAATAATAAACACAAAAAAAATACGACTCATTTTGGTTTTCAAGAAATTCCCAAAAATGAAAAAACATTATTAGTATCTAATATATTCCATACTATAGCATCAAAATACGATTTAATGAACGACTTAATGTCCTTCGGCATACATAGAATATGGAAACAATTCATGATTTATCACAGTTCAGTTCATACCGGACAGAAAGTGTTAGACCTAGCCGGAGGTACTGGAGATTTAAGTGTTAAGTTTTCACGATTAGTTGGTAATTCAGGAATAGTAGTATTAGTAGATATCAACGATTCTATGATAAATCTAGGACAAAAAAAATTACGCAATTTAGGTATATTAAATAATGTGATATATGTACAAGCTGATGCTGAAGCTTTACCTTTCCCTGAAAATACTTTTGATTGTGTCGTTGTTGCTTTTGGTTTACGTAATTTTACAAACAAAGAACAAGCATTATGTTCAATACATAGAGTTCTAAAATATAAAGGTAAATTACTAATTTTAGACTTTGGAGTGCCTATTTTTAAAATATTAAATATAATATATGATTTATATTCATTTCATGTTTTACCCAAAATAGGTGAATTAATAGCTCAAGACGCTCATAGTTATCGCTATCTTGTAGAATCTATTCGTATGCATCCAGATCAAGAAACTTTGAAAAATATGATGACACAAACAGGATTTAATAATGTTAAATATTTTAATATGACTTATGGAATCGCAGTATTACATTGCGCACATAAATATTAA
- the udp gene encoding uridine phosphorylase: protein MSITNVFHLGLKTSDLQGATLAILPGDPNRVKKIASLMNNPKYISSSREFTTWSASINENTIIICSTGIGGPSTSIVVEELSQLGIRIFLRVGTAGAIQKYIKIGDVLIVTAAVRCDGASQHFAPLEFPATADLSCSVALIKAAKKIGIKSHYGLTVSSDTFYPGQERKDTYSGRIIKKLRGSMEEWQNMGVMSYEMESATLLTMCLTQGLRAGVITGIIINRTQQETPNIIGIRNAEYMAIKVAIEGARILLNKDDNWI from the coding sequence ATGTCTATAACTAACGTGTTTCATTTAGGTTTAAAAACTAGTGACCTTCAAGGCGCAACTTTAGCTATTCTTCCAGGAGATCCTAACAGAGTTAAAAAAATTGCATCGCTTATGAATAATCCAAAATATATTTCTAGCTCTCGGGAATTTACTACTTGGTCTGCAAGCATTAATGAAAATACAATAATCATTTGTTCCACAGGAATAGGCGGACCATCCACTTCTATTGTAGTAGAAGAATTATCCCAATTAGGAATACGTATATTCCTACGCGTAGGCACTGCGGGTGCTATCCAAAAATATATAAAAATAGGAGATGTATTAATAGTAACTGCCGCTGTCCGTTGTGATGGAGCTAGTCAACATTTCGCTCCGTTAGAATTCCCAGCAACAGCAGACCTATCATGTAGTGTGGCGTTAATTAAAGCTGCTAAAAAAATTGGTATTAAATCACACTATGGTCTGACTGTATCTTCAGATACATTTTATCCCGGACAAGAACGAAAAGATACATATTCTGGCCGAATTATTAAAAAATTACGTGGTTCTATGGAAGAATGGCAAAACATGGGGGTTATGAGTTATGAAATGGAATCCGCAACACTGTTAACTATGTGCTTAACTCAAGGACTACGAGCAGGAGTTATAACAGGTATTATCATAAATCGTACGCAACAAGAAACTCCAAATATTATTGGGATACGTAATGCTGAATATATGGCGATTAAAGTTGCAATAGAAGGCGCTCGTATCCTTCTGAATAAGGACGATAATTGGATATAA
- the rsmD gene encoding 16S rRNA (guanine(966)-N(2))-methyltransferase RsmD produces MYKNKLRLSAIGKVRIIGGKWKGRKIPIIRCANVRPTTNRIRETLFSWLNPIISGASCLDCFAGTGALGLESLSRGANKVTFLDNRYICIKALMTIVQSFLAYNSEVIYTDCRSWFQRSINTYDIIFLDPPFQDNVIPEVVFLLERYNLFKKESWIYIETSKNKNIFNINIIPSYWFLYRKKTTKSIICYLFIRKL; encoded by the coding sequence ATGTATAAAAATAAACTGAGATTAAGTGCTATTGGGAAAGTTAGAATTATTGGAGGTAAATGGAAAGGGCGTAAAATACCTATTATTCGGTGTGCTAATGTACGTCCAACTACTAATCGTATACGTGAAACGCTATTTAGTTGGCTTAATCCTATTATTTCTGGTGCTAGTTGCTTAGATTGTTTTGCTGGAACTGGTGCATTAGGTTTGGAATCATTGTCTAGAGGAGCTAATAAAGTAACTTTTTTAGATAATAGATATATTTGTATTAAAGCATTGATGACAATTGTGCAGTCTTTTTTAGCGTACAATAGCGAAGTAATATATACTGATTGTCGTTCTTGGTTCCAACGGTCAATTAATACTTATGATATAATTTTTTTAGATCCTCCTTTTCAAGACAACGTTATACCTGAAGTTGTTTTTTTGTTAGAACGGTATAATCTCTTTAAAAAAGAATCTTGGATTTACATAGAAACTTCAAAAAATAAAAATATTTTTAATATTAATATAATTCCTAGTTATTGGTTTTTATATCGAAAAAAGACTACTAAAAGTATTATATGTTATCTTTTTATAAGAAAATTATAA
- the ftsY gene encoding signal recognition particle-docking protein FtsY: MNYEHNLFNRLKQSLLNTRKKMGDNIIKLIRNKSIDVDILNDIENKLLVADISTQTTQKIINNLKNYISLHANCNKKSFYDSLRNEILNILISIDKPLLIQEKKPFIILMIGVNGVGKTTTIGKLAYYYRLKNKTVMLAAGDTYRVAATDQLEIIGKRSGCVAVIKNNTTADPASVIFDAIKIAKMKLIDLLIIDTAGRLQNKIHSMEELKKIIRVIKKIDIEAPHETILVLDANIGQNSINQVRMFNDTIEVTGIIMTKLDGSAKGGAILSIADQCSIPIRYIGMGQNIDDFQPFEPHNFVEAIFKK, translated from the coding sequence ATGAATTATGAACATAATTTATTTAACAGACTAAAACAGAGTTTATTAAATACTCGAAAAAAAATGGGTGATAACATAATAAAATTGATTCGTAACAAAAGTATTGATGTCGATATATTAAATGATATTGAAAATAAATTATTAGTTGCAGATATAAGTACGCAAACTACTCAAAAAATTATTAATAATTTGAAAAATTATATTAGCCTTCACGCTAATTGCAATAAAAAATCTTTCTATGATTCATTGCGTAATGAGATATTAAATATACTTATATCTATCGATAAACCATTACTTATACAAGAAAAAAAACCATTTATCATATTAATGATAGGGGTCAATGGAGTTGGAAAAACTACTACTATTGGGAAATTAGCATATTATTACCGATTAAAAAATAAAACTGTAATGTTAGCGGCAGGAGATACCTATAGAGTAGCAGCAACGGATCAATTAGAAATTATAGGAAAACGTAGTGGTTGTGTTGCAGTAATAAAAAATAATACTACTGCCGATCCTGCCTCAGTAATTTTTGATGCTATTAAAATAGCTAAAATGAAACTTATTGATCTGCTCATTATAGACACTGCGGGTAGATTACAAAATAAAATCCATTCAATGGAAGAATTAAAAAAAATTATTAGAGTTATAAAAAAAATTGATATAGAAGCACCTCATGAAACTATACTAGTTCTTGATGCTAATATCGGACAAAATTCTATCAACCAAGTACGTATGTTCAATGATACAATTGAAGTTACAGGAATAATTATGACCAAATTGGACGGTAGTGCTAAAGGAGGTGCTATTTTGTCTATTGCTGATCAGTGTTCCATTCCAATACGATATATTGGAATGGGACAAAACATCGATGATTTTCAACCATTTGAACCACACAATTTTGTTGAAGCTATTTTTAAAAAGTAG
- the rpoH gene encoding RNA polymerase sigma factor RpoH encodes MPKNMQNSVTLVPQGTLEAYIRAANSYALLTSEEEQALAKRLYYHGDLESAKKLIVSHLRFVIHVARNYSGYGLPQADLIQEGNIGLMKAVRRFNPELDVRLVSFAVHWIKSEIHEYVLKNWRIVKIATTKAQRKLFFNLRKTKQRLGWFNAGEIEIVAKALNVTSKDVREMESRMAAQDMTFEQSSDEDNRGIIAPILYLQDKIIASNEENEWIDQVSDKLNTAINTLDKRSQHIIRARWLNVDNNKSTLQELANQYGVSAERVRQLEKNAMKKMKLIIQN; translated from the coding sequence ATGCCTAAAAATATGCAAAATAGCGTAACTCTAGTTCCCCAAGGAACTTTAGAAGCATATATAAGAGCGGCTAATTCCTATGCTCTTCTTACCTCAGAAGAAGAACAAGCGTTGGCTAAACGATTATATTATCATGGAGATTTAGAATCAGCAAAAAAACTTATTGTATCACATTTAAGATTCGTCATTCATGTTGCTCGAAATTATTCTGGCTATGGACTACCGCAAGCTGATTTAATACAAGAAGGTAATATTGGTTTGATGAAAGCCGTGCGTCGATTTAATCCAGAATTAGACGTTCGTTTAGTATCGTTTGCTGTGCACTGGATTAAATCAGAAATCCATGAATATGTTTTAAAAAACTGGCGTATTGTAAAAATAGCTACTACTAAAGCACAACGTAAACTATTTTTTAATCTAAGAAAAACTAAACAACGATTAGGTTGGTTTAATGCAGGAGAAATAGAAATAGTTGCAAAAGCATTAAACGTAACTAGCAAAGATGTGCGAGAAATGGAATCTCGTATGGCAGCACAAGATATGACTTTTGAGCAATCTTCAGATGAAGATAATCGAGGAATAATAGCGCCTATACTATATTTACAAGATAAAATCATCGCTTCTAATGAAGAAAATGAATGGATTGATCAGGTTAGTGATAAATTGAACACAGCTATAAATACTTTGGATAAACGCAGTCAACATATTATTCGTGCACGATGGCTAAACGTAGATAATAATAAAAGTACATTACAAGAATTAGCTAATCAATATGGTGTTTCTGCTGAACGAGTACGTCAATTAGAAAAAAATGCCATGAAGAAAATGAAATTAATAATACAGAACTGA
- the rmuC gene encoding DNA recombination protein RmuC, which produces MTIVPFYLYNIISVLVGSLITGIFCKIIEKKRYIQKYKNNCTAHENALCIIKQNLKNESDLRHDIEQKLKNELQTVYELYGKLSTTEERLKLLDHYHQKSKELNHELHVQLNLNHTQELKLQELNIRLEEYKLAAEEKQKLFVDSENRLAMQFENLANRIFEQNGYKIDKQNRITLDRMLYPLKEQLEGFKNQIQNNIEKEEQARHTLTYEIRNLHQLNAKITQETINLTQALKGNNKTQGSWGEVILTRALEASGMREGHEFHIQVSIKQTNGHRLQPDVIIHLPQGKDVIIDSKISLVAYERYFNSNNEEDRQLAIVDHVHSLRAHIKSLSKKDYQKLFGLNTLDYILMFVPIESAFMLAIEKEASLLTDAMRYNIMLISPTTLLIALRTINNLWRYEYQNCHSKKIADKAGRLYDKLRLFTDDLNKIGLYLSKAEVIYNAAKNKFSEGKGNIISQAESFRALGVQIKQPIITNDIAPQSIFLCDTENNSSNPSNLEDDITQNTCHESLINAR; this is translated from the coding sequence ATGACAATTGTCCCGTTTTACTTGTATAATATAATTAGTGTATTAGTGGGCTCTCTAATCACTGGAATATTCTGTAAAATTATAGAAAAAAAACGTTATATCCAAAAATATAAAAATAACTGTACAGCTCACGAGAACGCCTTGTGTATAATTAAACAAAATTTAAAAAATGAATCTGACTTACGACATGATATTGAACAGAAATTAAAAAACGAATTACAAACAGTATATGAACTATATGGGAAATTATCCACCACTGAAGAACGTTTAAAATTATTAGATCATTATCACCAAAAATCTAAAGAACTAAATCACGAATTACATGTACAATTGAATTTAAATCATACTCAAGAATTAAAACTGCAAGAATTAAATATTCGTTTAGAAGAATATAAGCTTGCAGCAGAAGAGAAACAAAAATTATTTGTTGATAGTGAAAATCGATTAGCTATGCAATTCGAAAATTTAGCAAATCGTATTTTTGAACAAAACGGATACAAAATAGATAAACAAAACCGAATAACCCTTGATAGAATGCTATATCCATTGAAAGAACAGTTAGAAGGGTTTAAAAATCAAATTCAAAATAACATTGAAAAAGAAGAACAAGCAAGACATACTCTAACGTATGAAATTCGTAATTTGCATCAATTAAACGCAAAAATCACTCAAGAAACTATTAATTTAACACAAGCATTAAAGGGAAACAATAAAACACAAGGTAGTTGGGGAGAAGTAATTTTAACTCGTGCATTAGAAGCTTCTGGTATGCGTGAAGGTCATGAGTTTCATATACAAGTCAGTATAAAACAAACAAATGGACATAGACTACAACCTGATGTCATTATTCATTTACCCCAAGGTAAAGATGTAATAATTGATTCTAAAATATCTTTAGTAGCCTATGAACGTTATTTCAATAGCAATAATGAAGAAGATCGACAGTTAGCTATTGTTGACCATGTCCACTCATTGCGTGCACATATAAAATCATTAAGTAAAAAAGATTACCAAAAATTATTTGGATTAAATACACTAGATTACATTTTAATGTTTGTTCCTATTGAATCTGCTTTTATGTTGGCTATTGAGAAAGAAGCATCATTATTAACTGATGCTATGCGATATAACATCATGTTGATTAGTCCTACAACATTGTTGATTGCTTTACGTACTATTAACAATCTATGGCGCTATGAATATCAAAATTGTCACTCAAAAAAAATTGCTGATAAAGCAGGGCGCTTATATGATAAACTACGACTGTTTACGGATGACTTAAACAAAATTGGTCTATATCTGAGTAAAGCAGAAGTTATTTATAACGCAGCAAAAAATAAATTTTCTGAAGGAAAAGGTAATATTATAAGTCAAGCGGAAAGTTTTAGAGCACTTGGGGTACAAATAAAACAACCAATCATTACTAATGATATTGCTCCTCAATCTATATTTTTATGTGATACAGAAAATAATTCTTCCAATCCATCCAATCTTGAAGATGACATCACCCAAAATACATGTCATGAATCTTTAATAAATGCTCGATAG
- the metE gene encoding 5-methyltetrahydropteroyltriglutamate--homocysteine S-methyltransferase: MTIAGHTLGFPRIGLHRELKYALENYWNGKIQEDKLLEIGRTLRMRHWKQQKDSGMDWIPVGDFAWYDHVLTTSLMLNNIPNRHHDFQERLTLNTLFKVSRGYSLNKKLIPPAEMKKWFNTNYHYIVPEFTQTQEFKLNWTQLFDEIDEALSLKYKIKPILLGPISYLWLGKVKGKKFNRLSLLPDLLSVYKDILTIFSKKNIDWVQIDEPILVLELPSKWLEAYLNVYEQLHGKIKLLLTTYFDSIYHQLNTIRQLKVDGLHVDLVSSPDNVSLIHEQLPKNWIFSAGVINGRNIWKTNLYNWFKKLSPLVGKRKIWIGSSCSLLHSPIDLNMEKKLDKNITEWFAFALQKCSEIKMLCTALNYKNKNDSTYEEILNKYYMANNLRAHSTTVHNIQVKKRLEHINKIPHSRYSPYTTRVILQNKRFNLPLFPTTTIGSFPQTEEIRKLRSNFKNNEIDQKDYYVGIKNYIKQIIMEQEKLDLDVLVHGEPERNDMVEYFGENLNGFIFTQNGWVQSYGSRCVKPPVIIGDVSRTKPITTKWISYAQSLTNKPIKGILTGPVTIMSWSFLREDVQRKTIALQLALSIRDEVIDLEKSGIRIIQIDEPALREGLPLKNSNQKQYLEWAINVFKITASSVKDDTQIHTHMCYSEFSDIIHAIIELDADVISIEASRSDEKILETIQHALVNLNEIGPGIYDIHSINEPTQNDLIEKINQLLKYIPKNRLWINPDCGLKTRAWPETKRSLNNMVSAVKVLRKQYS, encoded by the coding sequence ATGACAATTGCCGGTCATACATTAGGATTTCCTCGTATTGGCTTACATAGAGAACTAAAGTACGCTCTAGAAAATTATTGGAACGGAAAAATACAAGAAGATAAATTATTAGAAATAGGTCGCACATTGCGCATGCGTCATTGGAAACAACAGAAAGATTCTGGTATGGATTGGATCCCGGTAGGTGATTTTGCGTGGTATGATCATGTTCTAACTACCAGTTTAATGCTTAATAATATCCCAAATAGACATCACGATTTTCAAGAAAGGCTTACTTTAAATACACTATTTAAAGTAAGCCGGGGTTATTCTTTAAACAAAAAACTGATACCTCCTGCAGAAATGAAAAAATGGTTCAACACAAATTATCACTATATAGTGCCTGAATTTACCCAAACTCAAGAATTTAAATTAAATTGGACTCAATTGTTTGACGAAATAGATGAAGCTTTATCACTAAAATATAAAATAAAACCGATACTACTCGGTCCAATTAGCTATCTTTGGTTAGGAAAAGTAAAGGGGAAAAAATTTAATCGATTATCATTATTACCCGATTTATTATCAGTATATAAAGATATATTGACCATTTTTTCAAAAAAAAACATTGATTGGGTGCAAATTGACGAACCTATATTAGTTTTAGAGCTTCCATCGAAATGGTTAGAAGCATATTTGAATGTTTATGAACAACTTCATGGCAAAATTAAACTATTACTAACTACTTATTTCGACAGTATATATCATCAGCTAAATACCATCAGACAACTTAAAGTAGATGGTCTACATGTAGATTTAGTTTCTAGTCCTGATAATGTGTCTTTGATTCACGAACAACTACCAAAAAATTGGATATTCTCAGCAGGAGTAATTAATGGACGTAATATATGGAAAACTAATTTATATAATTGGTTCAAAAAACTTTCCCCTTTGGTAGGAAAGCGTAAGATTTGGATAGGCTCTTCTTGTTCCTTATTACACAGTCCTATCGATCTAAATATGGAAAAAAAATTAGACAAAAATATCACAGAATGGTTTGCTTTTGCATTACAAAAATGTTCTGAAATAAAAATGTTATGCACTGCTTTAAATTATAAAAATAAAAATGACTCAACATATGAAGAGATACTTAATAAGTATTATATGGCCAATAATCTAAGAGCTCACTCCACTACAGTTCATAATATACAAGTCAAAAAAAGACTTGAACATATTAATAAAATTCCACACTCTCGATACTCTCCATATACAACACGAGTTATATTGCAGAATAAAAGGTTTAATTTACCATTATTTCCAACAACTACTATCGGTTCATTTCCTCAAACTGAAGAAATTCGTAAACTTCGTTCAAACTTTAAAAATAACGAAATTGATCAAAAAGATTATTACGTTGGTATTAAAAATTATATTAAACAAATTATCATGGAACAAGAAAAATTAGATTTAGACGTTTTAGTGCACGGAGAGCCAGAAAGAAATGATATGGTAGAATACTTTGGAGAAAACTTAAATGGATTTATATTTACTCAAAATGGATGGGTACAAAGTTATGGTTCTCGTTGTGTGAAACCTCCAGTAATTATTGGAGATGTTAGTCGTACAAAACCCATTACTACAAAATGGATAAGTTATGCTCAATCGTTAACTAATAAACCAATAAAAGGTATATTAACTGGACCCGTAACTATCATGTCGTGGTCATTCCTACGTGAAGATGTACAACGTAAAACAATAGCATTGCAATTAGCGCTATCAATACGCGATGAAGTAATAGATTTAGAAAAATCTGGAATTCGGATAATACAAATTGACGAACCAGCTTTACGAGAAGGATTACCTTTAAAAAATTCTAATCAAAAACAATATTTAGAATGGGCAATTAATGTATTTAAGATAACTGCATCATCAGTAAAAGATGATACTCAGATTCATACTCATATGTGCTATTCCGAATTTAGTGATATTATTCATGCAATTATAGAATTAGACGCAGATGTTATCAGCATAGAAGCATCTAGGTCAGACGAAAAAATATTAGAAACCATACAACATGCATTAGTAAACTTAAATGAAATTGGCCCGGGTATATATGACATTCATTCTATAAATGAACCCACTCAGAATGATCTTATCGAAAAAATTAATCAATTATTAAAATATATTCCAAAAAACCGTTTATGGATTAATCCTGATTGTGGATTAAAAACAAGAGCATGGCCTGAAACTAAACGATCATTAAATAATATGGTATCTGCAGTAAAAGTATTGCGTAAACAATACTCATAA
- the pgi gene encoding glucose-6-phosphate isomerase, whose amino-acid sequence MKNINPTHTQAWKHLKQHFHDMQNVSISDLFNQDKYRFTHFSRTFDNKILVDYSKNLITNKTIIKLISLAVECDLMGAISDMFHGEKINYSENRSVLHIALRNRKNTPILVNKLDVMPQVNEVLEKMKKFCNRIIQGSWTGYTNKIITDIVNIGIGGSNLGPYMVTEALKPYKNHLNLHFISNIDGTHIFEKLRYLNPENTLFIIASKTFTTQETMTNAHSARSWFCKATPNEKHISRHFIALSTNAIEVCKFGIDPSENMFKLWDWVGGRYSLWSSIGLSIMLSLGVNNFELLLTGAHAMDLHFYHTPLDKNLPVILALIGIWYNNFFQSETEAIFAYDQYMHRFTAYLQQVNMESNGKSIDRNGYPVTYQTGPIIWGEPGTNGQHSFYQLLHQGTKMIPCDFIAPVISHNPISDHHEKLISNFLAQTQALAFGNTHQKILQESKKSNKNYISQQHLVPFKICKGNNPSNSILVKKITPYTLGALIALYEHKIFTQGVIFNIYTFDQWGVELGKQLANNILSELKCKNIISSNHDSSTHGLINYYKSWCN is encoded by the coding sequence ATGAAAAACATCAATCCTACTCATACACAGGCCTGGAAGCATCTAAAACAACATTTTCATGATATGCAGAATGTATCAATTAGTGATTTATTTAATCAAGATAAATACAGATTTACACATTTCTCTAGAACATTTGATAATAAAATTTTAGTTGATTATTCTAAAAACTTAATTACAAATAAAACCATTATTAAATTGATATCTTTAGCTGTAGAATGTGACCTTATGGGAGCTATCTCAGATATGTTTCACGGTGAAAAAATTAATTATAGTGAAAATCGTTCTGTGTTACATATAGCTTTAAGAAACAGAAAAAATACTCCCATTTTAGTAAATAAATTAGATGTAATGCCACAAGTAAATGAAGTCTTAGAAAAAATGAAAAAATTTTGTAATCGTATTATTCAAGGTAGTTGGACAGGATATACAAATAAAATAATCACAGACATTGTTAATATAGGAATTGGAGGTTCTAATCTTGGCCCTTATATGGTAACTGAAGCATTAAAACCATATAAAAATCATCTAAATCTGCACTTTATTTCTAATATAGATGGAACTCATATTTTTGAAAAATTAAGATATTTGAATCCAGAAAATACGTTATTTATAATAGCATCAAAAACTTTTACCACTCAAGAAACTATGACTAATGCACATAGTGCACGTAGTTGGTTTTGTAAAGCTACTCCTAATGAAAAACATATATCTAGACATTTTATAGCGTTATCTACAAATGCTATTGAGGTTTGTAAATTCGGTATTGATCCGTCGGAAAACATGTTTAAACTGTGGGATTGGGTAGGTGGTCGTTATTCATTATGGTCATCCATCGGATTATCTATAATGCTATCGTTAGGGGTGAATAACTTTGAATTATTATTAACTGGGGCCCATGCTATGGATTTGCATTTTTATCACACACCTCTAGATAAAAACCTACCAGTAATTTTAGCACTGATTGGAATTTGGTACAATAATTTCTTTCAATCAGAAACCGAAGCAATTTTTGCTTATGACCAATATATGCATCGTTTTACGGCATATTTACAACAAGTAAATATGGAATCTAATGGAAAAAGTATAGATCGTAATGGATACCCTGTTACATATCAAACCGGTCCTATTATATGGGGAGAACCTGGAACTAATGGACAACATTCATTTTATCAACTGCTTCATCAAGGAACTAAAATGATTCCATGTGATTTTATAGCACCAGTAATAAGTCATAATCCTATATCTGATCATCATGAAAAGTTAATATCAAATTTTCTTGCTCAAACTCAAGCATTAGCTTTTGGGAACACACACCAAAAAATATTACAAGAATCTAAAAAATCTAACAAAAATTATATATCCCAACAACATTTAGTTCCGTTTAAAATATGTAAAGGAAATAACCCCAGCAATTCCATTTTAGTTAAAAAAATTACTCCCTACACTTTAGGAGCTTTAATCGCTCTATACGAACATAAAATATTTACACAAGGCGTTATCTTCAATATTTACACCTTTGATCAATGGGGAGTAGAATTAGGAAAACAACTAGCTAACAATATTTTATCGGAATTAAAATGTAAAAATATTATTTCTAGCAACCATGATAGCTCGACTCATGGTTTAATCAATTACTACAAATCCTGGTGTAATTAG
- the metA gene encoding homoserine O-succinyltransferase produces the protein MPVRVLDELPAVKFLQNEDVFVMQKSQNIFKELHSLKILILNLMPKKIETETQFLRLLSNSPLQIDIQLLRIDDRIPKNTPVEHLNNFYCSFKDIQHQNFDGLIVTGAPLGLIDFTDITFWPQIKQLFLWAKEHITSILFVCWATQAALKILYNFPKFVRKKKLIGIYQHNTIHSHELLTKGFDEMFAAPHSRYSDFPKNLIYQNTDLKILAESDEAGVYLLISQDKRLIFVTGHPEYDALTLSQEYYRDIKSGLNPTLPDHYFPQNNPNLMPKINWRSHAYLLFSNWLNHYVYHTS, from the coding sequence ATGCCAGTTCGGGTATTAGACGAATTGCCTGCGGTAAAATTTTTGCAAAACGAAGATGTTTTTGTTATGCAAAAATCCCAAAATATTTTTAAAGAGCTCCATTCTTTAAAAATATTAATTCTTAATTTAATGCCAAAAAAAATTGAAACAGAAACCCAATTCTTACGATTATTATCAAATTCTCCTTTACAAATTGATATCCAACTATTACGCATAGACGACCGAATCCCTAAAAATACACCTGTTGAACATTTAAATAATTTTTATTGTAGTTTTAAAGATATTCAACATCAAAATTTTGATGGATTAATTGTAACTGGAGCTCCTCTAGGATTAATTGATTTTACAGATATAACTTTTTGGCCACAAATCAAGCAATTATTTTTATGGGCAAAAGAGCACATTACTTCAATACTATTTGTTTGTTGGGCAACTCAAGCAGCTTTAAAGATATTATACAATTTTCCTAAATTTGTTCGAAAAAAAAAATTGATAGGAATCTACCAACATAACACTATACATTCTCATGAACTTTTAACAAAAGGATTTGACGAGATGTTTGCAGCTCCTCATTCTCGTTATTCAGATTTTCCAAAAAATTTAATTTATCAAAACACAGATTTAAAAATCTTAGCAGAATCTGATGAAGCAGGTGTATATTTACTTATTAGTCAAGACAAACGTTTAATATTTGTTACGGGCCATCCAGAATATGATGCGTTGACTCTATCTCAAGAATATTATAGAGATATTAAATCAGGGTTAAACCCAACATTACCAGATCATTATTTTCCTCAAAATAACCCTAATTTGATGCCTAAGATAAATTGGAGAAGTCATGCGTATTTATTATTTTCCAATTGGTTAAATCATTACGTATATCATACGTCATAA